A single genomic interval of Neisseria leonii harbors:
- a CDS encoding ABC transporter substrate-binding protein translates to MKLHTAPSFALASMAVALLAACSPSEKAAAPAAADTAASTAASAPALEAKKIAITAIVEHPALDAARQGVLDELKEQGYEEGKNLTVDFQSAQGSTANAAQIAKKFVGDNPDLIVAISTPSAQSALASTKTIPIVFAAVTDPVAAKLVPSWEQAGANISGVSDLLPLTPQIDLMKKIVPNVKNIGYVYSPGEVNSTVVLDELKEKLTADGINVVAAPAQRSSDVLTAARSLNGKVDVVYTSLDNNVVSQYESMYKAAVEMKRPLVAADTGSVERGAVAALGVNYYDMGRKAGQMAAGVLKDGKSIADLPPARMDTLDLFLSKKNAAAVGVTLPEELLKEAKEVQE, encoded by the coding sequence ATGAAACTGCATACCGCCCCTTCATTTGCCCTGGCCTCTATGGCCGTTGCCCTGCTGGCCGCCTGTTCGCCGTCTGAAAAAGCGGCTGCGCCTGCTGCGGCCGATACTGCCGCTTCAACGGCTGCATCTGCTCCGGCTCTGGAAGCGAAAAAAATCGCCATTACCGCTATTGTGGAACATCCTGCTTTGGACGCTGCCCGCCAAGGGGTGTTGGACGAATTGAAAGAGCAGGGTTATGAGGAAGGCAAGAATCTGACAGTGGATTTCCAAAGTGCGCAGGGCAGCACGGCCAATGCGGCACAGATTGCCAAAAAATTTGTCGGCGACAATCCTGATCTGATTGTGGCCATTTCCACGCCCAGCGCGCAATCTGCGCTGGCCAGCACCAAAACCATTCCAATCGTTTTCGCTGCCGTAACCGACCCGGTGGCCGCTAAACTCGTGCCGTCGTGGGAGCAGGCAGGTGCCAATATCAGCGGCGTTTCCGACCTGCTGCCGCTGACACCGCAAATCGATTTGATGAAGAAAATCGTGCCGAATGTGAAAAACATCGGCTATGTGTACAGCCCGGGTGAGGTCAATTCGACCGTGGTGCTGGACGAGCTGAAAGAAAAACTGACGGCCGACGGCATCAATGTGGTGGCGGCCCCTGCCCAGCGTTCGTCCGATGTGCTGACGGCCGCGCGCAGCCTGAACGGCAAAGTCGATGTGGTTTACACTTCTCTGGACAACAACGTCGTATCGCAATACGAATCCATGTATAAAGCCGCAGTGGAAATGAAACGTCCGCTGGTGGCGGCCGATACCGGTTCGGTGGAGCGCGGTGCGGTGGCCGCATTGGGTGTCAATTATTACGATATGGGCAGAAAAGCCGGCCAGATGGCGGCAGGGGTGTTGAAAGACGGTAAAAGCATCGCCGATCTGCCGCCTGCCCGCATGGATACGCTGGATCTGTTCCTGAGTAAGAAGAATGCCGCCGCAGTCGGTGTAACGCTGCCGGAAGAACTGCTGAAAGAAGCGAAAGAAGTACAGGAATAA
- a CDS encoding ABC transporter permease, with product MSLIAFFGGIEAGLIYALVALGVLISFRILDFPDLTADGSFPLGAVVFAVCLGAGLNPWLACLAGAAAGALAGMVTAWLNVSLKILPLLASILVMVALYSVNLRITGGTPNIPLIGTESVFSPFVAADYSNQFWVQPLVIFFFVLGAKLLLDWFFNTQTGLAIRATGANARMAKSQGVATSKMIVLGMAVSNALIALGGALFAQTTGNADLASGIGTIVIGLAAVIIGENLLISKRIIVVTLAVILGAVVYRLLIAFALGNDFLRSLGVQPTDLNLITAVLVVLALRLNVIKRSLKRKQTS from the coding sequence ATGAGTTTGATTGCCTTTTTCGGCGGTATCGAAGCCGGTCTGATTTATGCGCTGGTGGCCTTGGGTGTGCTGATTTCGTTCCGCATTTTGGATTTTCCCGATCTGACGGCCGACGGCAGCTTTCCTTTGGGTGCGGTGGTGTTTGCCGTGTGTCTGGGCGCGGGGCTGAATCCGTGGCTGGCCTGTCTGGCCGGTGCGGCGGCCGGTGCGCTGGCCGGTATGGTAACGGCGTGGCTCAATGTGTCGCTGAAAATTCTGCCGCTGCTGGCGAGCATTTTGGTCATGGTGGCACTGTATTCGGTCAATCTGCGGATTACCGGCGGTACGCCCAATATTCCCTTAATCGGCACAGAGAGTGTGTTCAGCCCGTTTGTGGCAGCGGATTACAGTAATCAGTTTTGGGTACAGCCCTTGGTGATTTTCTTCTTTGTGTTGGGTGCCAAACTGCTGCTGGACTGGTTTTTCAATACACAGACCGGGCTGGCCATCCGCGCCACCGGAGCAAACGCCCGCATGGCCAAATCTCAGGGTGTGGCCACGTCGAAAATGATTGTATTGGGTATGGCGGTTTCCAATGCACTGATTGCGTTGGGCGGCGCGCTGTTCGCCCAAACCACCGGCAATGCCGATTTGGCCAGCGGTATCGGCACTATTGTCATCGGTTTGGCTGCGGTCATCATCGGCGAGAACCTGTTAATCAGCAAACGCATTATTGTAGTAACGCTGGCCGTGATTCTGGGTGCGGTGGTATACCGCCTGCTGATTGCGTTTGCACTGGGTAACGATTTTCTGCGCAGCTTGGGCGTACAGCCGACAGATTTAAACCTGATTACCGCTGTTTTGGTGGTGCTGGCATTGCGCCTGAATGTGATTAAACGTTCTTTGAAAAGGAAACAGACATCATGA
- a CDS encoding ABC transporter ATP-binding protein, protein MMRADNLKVTFNRGTPIENPAMRGMSLHIAKGEFVTVIGSNGAGKSTFLNAVSGDLMVDSGSIHIDGQDVTRLPAHKRAHLVARVFQDPLAGTCEALSIEENMALAYSRGRRRGLGFALNKENRELFREKLAVLKLGLENRLSDRIGLLSGGQRQAVSLLMASLQPSKILLLDEHTAALDPKTAAFVMELTDQIVAENGLTAMMVTHSMRQALDHGSRTVMLHQGKVVLDVSGEKRAGMDVPDLLDLFEQTRGEKVADDALLLG, encoded by the coding sequence ATGATGCGCGCAGACAATTTGAAAGTAACCTTCAACCGCGGCACGCCGATTGAAAATCCCGCCATGCGCGGTATGAGCCTGCATATCGCCAAAGGCGAATTTGTTACAGTCATCGGCAGCAACGGCGCGGGCAAATCGACTTTCCTCAATGCTGTCAGCGGCGATTTAATGGTGGACAGCGGCAGTATCCATATCGACGGTCAGGACGTTACCCGCCTGCCTGCGCACAAGCGCGCGCATCTGGTGGCACGGGTGTTTCAGGATCCGCTGGCCGGTACCTGCGAGGCTTTGAGCATCGAAGAAAATATGGCTCTGGCCTATTCGCGCGGCCGCAGGCGCGGCTTGGGTTTTGCGCTCAACAAGGAAAACCGCGAACTGTTCCGCGAAAAACTGGCCGTTTTGAAGCTGGGTTTGGAAAACCGCCTGAGCGACCGCATCGGCCTGCTTTCCGGCGGCCAGCGTCAGGCCGTGAGCCTGCTGATGGCCAGCCTGCAACCGAGCAAAATCCTGCTGCTGGACGAGCATACCGCCGCGCTCGACCCGAAAACGGCGGCATTTGTGATGGAGCTGACCGATCAGATTGTGGCCGAAAACGGGCTGACCGCCATGATGGTAACCCATTCGATGCGTCAGGCCCTGGATCACGGCAGCCGTACCGTGATGCTGCATCAGGGCAAAGTGGTGCTGGACGTATCGGGCGAAAAACGCGCCGGTATGGACGTACCCGATCTGCTGGATCTGTTCGAGCAGACGCGCGGCGAAAAAGTAGCCGACGACGCTTTGCTGCTAGGGTGA
- a CDS encoding tRNA-dihydrouridine synthase: protein MMRAMQTTTQSPVRLVLAPMQGLTDAPMRDLLTRIGGFDECVSEFVRITHTVHSRATWLRYAPEIANGNRTQAGVLCTVQLLGSDADNMARNALEAVRFGVDKIDLNFGCPAPTVNKHQGGAVLLKEPERVFHIVRTLRQALPAHIPLTGKMRLGFEDKSLALENAAAIAEGGACGLTVHARTKVEGYDPPAHWAWVRKIAGAVSIPVTANGDVFCLADYLAIRRESGCNSVMIGRGAVMRPDLARQIKRYEAGQTAEAAPFAEVAQWIVHFFDLCVAKEAGNQYPQARLKQWLGMLRKAYPEADALFARVRTLKTADDIRRALAV, encoded by the coding sequence ATGATGCGCGCCATGCAGACGACAACCCAATCTCCCGTCCGGCTGGTGTTGGCACCCATGCAGGGGCTGACCGATGCGCCGATGCGCGACCTGCTGACCCGAATCGGCGGTTTCGACGAGTGTGTGAGTGAATTTGTGCGCATCACCCATACCGTCCATTCGCGTGCCACTTGGCTGCGTTATGCACCCGAAATCGCCAACGGCAACCGCACGCAGGCCGGAGTGCTGTGCACCGTGCAGCTTTTGGGCAGCGATGCCGACAATATGGCACGCAATGCGCTGGAAGCGGTGCGTTTCGGCGTGGACAAAATCGATTTGAATTTCGGCTGCCCCGCGCCGACAGTCAATAAGCATCAGGGCGGGGCGGTGCTGCTCAAAGAGCCGGAACGGGTGTTCCATATTGTCAGAACCTTGCGCCAAGCCCTGCCGGCGCATATCCCGCTGACAGGTAAAATGCGTTTGGGCTTTGAAGACAAATCGTTGGCCTTGGAAAATGCGGCGGCGATTGCGGAAGGTGGCGCATGCGGCCTGACAGTACATGCGCGCACCAAAGTGGAAGGATACGATCCGCCCGCACATTGGGCGTGGGTGCGTAAAATCGCTGGGGCGGTTTCCATTCCGGTAACGGCCAACGGCGATGTTTTCTGTTTGGCAGATTATCTCGCTATCCGCCGCGAGAGCGGCTGCAACAGCGTGATGATCGGACGCGGGGCGGTGATGCGTCCCGATTTGGCGCGCCAAATCAAGCGTTATGAAGCGGGGCAGACGGCCGAAGCCGCCCCGTTTGCCGAAGTGGCGCAATGGATTGTGCACTTTTTCGATTTGTGCGTGGCGAAAGAGGCGGGAAACCAATATCCGCAGGCGAGGCTCAAACAGTGGCTCGGAATGCTGCGCAAAGCCTATCCCGAGGCCGACGCACTGTTTGCACGCGTGCGTACGCTGAAAACGGCAGACGACATCCGCCGCGCATTGGCCGTGTAG
- a CDS encoding N-acetylmuramoyl-L-alanine amidase — protein sequence MDSKLTRRRFLSCGAAAGLLFTLAPATARAAPRFVAVRIWPASAYTRITLEASEALQYNYFSLDNPRRLVIDMKNARLDTVLQSIGSKVQSSDPYIGNIRVGQNTPDTVRVVVDLKTAVNPQLFALNPIANFRHRLVIDLYPAHAAETDDPLMALLADYSKGRINTDGTGAATPPVQTPLPEAPPARSGARRRPVVILDPGHGGEDPGAMSKNGLREKDVVLSIARETKKLMEARGYTVHMTRNEDVFIPLGVRVAKARQLRGDLFISIHADAFTNPDARGSGVYVLNTRGATSAAARFLEQTQNAADRIGGVKSMGNRSVDSAILDMTQTVTNHDSKALGQHVLTELGKYNRLHKGRIDEANFAVLRAPDIPSILVETAFISNPVEEQKLAGTAFRRECAQAIADGTQKYLATAVLARR from the coding sequence ATGGATTCAAAACTTACCCGCCGCCGGTTTCTAAGCTGCGGTGCCGCAGCCGGATTGCTGTTTACCCTTGCCCCCGCCACGGCCCGCGCCGCACCGCGCTTTGTCGCCGTCCGCATCTGGCCGGCCAGTGCCTACACCCGCATCACGCTCGAAGCCAGCGAAGCACTGCAATACAATTATTTCTCGCTGGACAACCCGCGCCGGCTGGTCATCGACATGAAAAACGCCCGGTTGGACACCGTCCTGCAAAGCATCGGCAGCAAAGTCCAAAGCAGCGATCCATACATCGGCAATATCCGTGTCGGCCAGAACACCCCCGACACTGTGCGCGTGGTCGTCGATTTGAAAACCGCCGTCAATCCGCAGCTTTTCGCGCTCAATCCGATCGCCAACTTCCGCCACCGCCTGGTCATCGACCTGTATCCCGCCCATGCGGCGGAAACGGACGACCCGCTGATGGCACTGCTGGCAGACTATTCCAAAGGCCGCATCAACACCGACGGCACCGGCGCGGCCACCCCGCCCGTCCAAACGCCGCTGCCCGAAGCCCCGCCCGCCCGCAGCGGCGCACGCAGACGGCCTGTCGTTATTCTCGATCCCGGACACGGCGGTGAAGATCCGGGTGCCATGAGCAAAAACGGTTTGCGCGAAAAAGATGTGGTTCTGTCCATCGCCCGCGAGACCAAAAAGCTGATGGAAGCACGCGGCTATACGGTGCATATGACGCGCAACGAAGACGTTTTTATCCCGCTGGGTGTGCGCGTGGCCAAAGCCCGCCAGTTGCGCGGCGACCTGTTCATTTCCATTCACGCCGATGCGTTTACCAATCCCGATGCGCGCGGTTCGGGCGTTTACGTACTCAATACGCGCGGTGCCACCAGTGCGGCGGCCCGTTTTCTGGAACAAACACAAAACGCGGCCGACCGGATCGGCGGTGTCAAAAGCATGGGCAACCGCAGCGTGGACAGCGCCATTCTCGATATGACTCAAACCGTTACCAACCACGACAGCAAAGCGCTGGGACAGCACGTCCTGACGGAACTGGGCAAATACAACCGCCTGCACAAAGGCCGTATCGACGAAGCCAATTTCGCCGTCTTGCGCGCGCCGGACATTCCGTCGATTCTGGTCGAAACCGCCTTTATCTCCAATCCGGTCGAAGAGCAGAAACTGGCGGGTACGGCCTTCCGCCGCGAATGCGCGCAGGCCATTGCCGACGGCACACAGAAATATTTGGCCACCGCCGTTTTGGCACGCCGCTAA
- the tsaE gene encoding tRNA (adenosine(37)-N6)-threonylcarbamoyltransferase complex ATPase subunit type 1 TsaE, with protein MSDCTPVFLPDEAATLALGASWARVLTAPLTIYLQGDLGAGKTTFVRGLLRGLGYRGTVKSPTYAIVETYDSDGLCLNHFDLYRFSSPEEWEDAGLDDTAAASLNLIEWPDKGRGFAAPADLTLTLSRDRDGRRAAVCAHSAAGQQSLHAWIQNLPAAGF; from the coding sequence ATGAGTGACTGCACGCCCGTTTTTCTGCCCGACGAAGCCGCCACGCTGGCACTGGGCGCGTCGTGGGCCCGCGTTCTGACTGCCCCGCTGACAATTTACCTGCAAGGCGACCTGGGCGCGGGGAAAACCACATTCGTGCGCGGCCTGCTGCGCGGACTGGGTTACCGCGGCACGGTAAAAAGCCCCACCTACGCCATTGTCGAAACCTATGATTCAGACGGCCTGTGCCTCAACCATTTCGACCTGTACCGTTTTTCGTCCCCCGAAGAATGGGAAGATGCCGGACTGGACGACACCGCCGCCGCATCGCTCAATCTCATCGAATGGCCCGACAAAGGGCGCGGCTTCGCCGCGCCCGCCGACCTGACACTCACCCTTTCCCGCGACCGCGACGGCCGCCGTGCCGCCGTTTGCGCCCACAGCGCGGCGGGACAACAAAGTTTGCACGCATGGATTCAAAACTTACCCGCCGCCGGTTTCTAA
- the murI gene encoding glutamate racemase: protein MDAVKQRPIGVFDSGVGGLTNVRALMERLPMENIVYFGDTARVPYGVKSRATIEAFTAQIVDFLLQNEVKALVVACNTIAAVAGQRVRQMAGNMPVLDVISAGSRAALAATRNNSIGVIATNTTVNSNAYARAIHEANPQARVYSQACPLFVPLVEEGWLDHEVTRLTAREYLKPVLAEGVDTLVLGCTHYPLLKPLIQREAPHLHLVDSALTTAEAVAQALQAQDLLNDTPGVCGADYRFYVSDIPLRFQTIGERFLGRTLNQIEMVSLG from the coding sequence ATGGATGCAGTAAAGCAGCGGCCGATCGGCGTGTTTGATTCGGGGGTGGGCGGCCTGACCAACGTGCGCGCGCTGATGGAGCGGCTGCCGATGGAAAATATTGTTTATTTCGGCGATACCGCCCGTGTGCCGTACGGGGTGAAATCGCGCGCCACGATCGAAGCGTTTACTGCGCAGATTGTCGATTTCCTGCTGCAAAACGAAGTGAAGGCACTGGTGGTGGCCTGCAATACGATTGCGGCGGTGGCCGGGCAGCGGGTGCGTCAGATGGCGGGCAATATGCCGGTGCTGGACGTGATTTCGGCCGGCAGCCGCGCCGCGCTGGCGGCCACCCGCAACAACAGCATCGGTGTGATTGCCACCAATACCACGGTAAACAGCAATGCCTATGCGCGGGCGATTCATGAGGCCAATCCGCAGGCGCGCGTTTATTCGCAGGCCTGCCCGCTGTTTGTGCCGCTGGTGGAAGAAGGCTGGCTGGACCACGAGGTTACGCGCCTGACCGCGCGCGAGTATTTGAAGCCGGTGTTGGCCGAAGGGGTCGATACGCTGGTGTTGGGCTGCACCCACTATCCGCTGCTCAAACCGCTGATTCAGCGCGAAGCACCGCATCTGCATCTGGTCGATTCCGCGCTGACCACCGCCGAAGCCGTGGCGCAGGCATTGCAGGCACAGGATTTGCTCAATGATACGCCCGGCGTATGCGGGGCGGATTACCGTTTTTACGTCAGCGATATTCCGCTGCGTTTCCAAACCATAGGCGAGCGTTTTTTGGGGCGGACGCTGAACCAGATTGAAATGGTATCTTTGGGCTGA
- a CDS encoding YoaK family protein, translated as MNRRARFKRHHTPFWQADKPYLHDSPISDGRFRALGYVMALLAGAINAGGFFALARYVSHVTGEISYAADMAYVGEWYAVAVSLLGVVFFVLGAAHANWTVLWAKRQRFRSGYGLSLWLEAVYLLLFGLLGMALIDHSLLLPPALLLLSFIMGMHNTVMTVLSGGAIRSTHMTGTATDLGIELSKVLYYRRSSNPKLPDVAVNRPKMKLFTGLIAAFFLGGLLGAWGYHRVGYHFTLPVAAVLFWFGFGSIGYDIKIRLRIYLADRKRKQK; from the coding sequence ATGAACCGCCGCGCGCGTTTCAAACGCCATCACACGCCGTTTTGGCAGGCCGACAAGCCGTATCTGCACGACAGCCCGATTTCAGACGGCCGTTTCCGCGCCTTGGGCTATGTGATGGCCTTGCTGGCCGGTGCGATTAACGCGGGCGGTTTTTTTGCTTTGGCACGCTATGTGTCGCACGTTACCGGCGAAATTTCCTATGCCGCCGATATGGCGTATGTGGGCGAATGGTATGCAGTGGCCGTATCCCTGTTGGGCGTGGTGTTTTTCGTGCTGGGTGCGGCACACGCCAACTGGACGGTTCTGTGGGCCAAACGGCAGCGTTTCCGCAGCGGCTACGGCCTTTCGCTGTGGCTGGAAGCCGTTTATCTCTTGCTGTTCGGCCTGTTGGGCATGGCACTGATTGATCACAGTCTGCTGCTGCCGCCCGCGCTTCTGCTGCTCAGTTTTATCATGGGGATGCACAACACCGTGATGACGGTATTGTCCGGCGGTGCCATCCGCTCCACCCACATGACGGGTACGGCCACCGACTTGGGCATCGAATTGTCCAAAGTGCTGTATTACCGGCGCAGCAGCAATCCCAAACTGCCCGATGTGGCGGTAAACCGCCCGAAAATGAAACTGTTTACCGGCCTGATTGCCGCCTTCTTTTTGGGCGGGCTGCTCGGCGCATGGGGGTATCACCGTGTCGGCTACCATTTTACCCTGCCGGTGGCGGCCGTCCTGTTCTGGTTCGGTTTCGGTTCCATCGGCTACGACATCAAAATCCGCCTGCGTATCTATTTGGCTGACAGAAAGCGTAAGCAGAAGTAA
- a CDS encoding OmpA family protein, producing MKFLKPMTLSAAACAMLLTGCVTNADGSKSASKTAMYGLGSAAACGVVGALTNGSKGARNAALACGAVGAGVGGYMDYQEAKLRDSLKGTPVEVSREGNQIKLTMPSGVTFATNSATLNNTAVTSLNSAAETLVQYPETTITIAGHTDNTGSLSINQPLSERRAQAVAAYLTQRGVAASRLSTVGYADSRPVAANDTEAGRAQNRRVEILINPTADAGK from the coding sequence ATGAAATTTCTGAAACCGATGACCCTGAGCGCCGCAGCCTGCGCCATGCTGCTGACCGGCTGCGTGACCAACGCCGACGGCAGCAAGTCTGCCAGCAAAACCGCCATGTACGGCTTGGGCAGCGCGGCTGCCTGCGGTGTGGTGGGTGCGCTGACCAACGGCAGCAAAGGCGCGCGCAATGCGGCTTTGGCATGCGGTGCCGTCGGTGCGGGCGTGGGCGGCTACATGGATTATCAGGAAGCCAAACTGCGCGACAGCCTGAAAGGCACGCCGGTGGAAGTGAGCCGCGAAGGTAACCAAATCAAACTGACCATGCCCAGCGGCGTAACATTCGCCACCAACAGTGCCACGCTCAACAATACGGCCGTTACCTCGCTGAACTCGGCTGCCGAAACGCTGGTACAGTATCCTGAAACCACCATCACCATCGCCGGCCACACCGACAATACCGGCAGCCTGTCCATCAACCAGCCGCTGTCCGAGCGTCGCGCCCAAGCCGTTGCCGCCTATCTGACTCAGCGTGGTGTTGCCGCTTCGCGCCTGAGCACTGTGGGCTATGCCGACAGCCGTCCGGTTGCCGCCAACGATACCGAAGCCGGCCGTGCGCAAAACCGCCGCGTCGAAATCCTGATCAATCCGACGGCCGATGCGGGCAAATAA